GCCGCCAACTTCTTGAGGCTGGTCAGGGCGTTGGAAAGTTCGATTGTTGACCTGCCTTCGGCTTGGAACATATTCAACATCATTCTAATGTCTCTGGCCAAATCCAAAAGATGCCCCGCGTCCATCACCGAATAATCCTCGGGTTTAGGGGATGCTGCTTTATCGTTCATGGCTTTTCCTTTCTCGTCGAATTTTACCATACTGAAGACGGCTTCGGGATTGGCGGGTCGGTCGACGAGGGAAATTTCCGACAATTTCAAAGCCTTGATCCTGTTTTTGACCGAACTCAAAACTTTCCCCCCGATGGAAAATCCCGCGTAAACCCCTTCTTTGACTTTCTTCCAGGCGTTGTCGTCAACCACTTTTCCTTCGATGTAGAGACCCTTTTTGTCGATACTGGCATAAATAGTCTTACCAACGGCTGATAATTGATGCATTTCGCGGATATTGCCATAGCGAAATTTTCCAGTCGT
The sequence above is drawn from the bacterium genome and encodes:
- a CDS encoding XkdF-like putative serine protease domain-containing protein, which codes for MKIFIAFTKKDEDQRLVSGYASSEALDSQGEIVEIEAIAKALPGYLGDVDPTTGKFRYGNIREMHQLSAVGKTIYASIDKKGLYIEGKVVDDNAWKKVKEGVYAGFSIGGKVLSSVKNRIKALKLSEISLVDRPANPEAVFSMVKFDEKGKAMNDKAASPKPEDYSVMDAGHLLDLARDIRMMLNMFQAEGRSTIELSNALTSLKKLAAKILMGDDKKKFEDILYGYDPEEMQKLTMIPKAGKIEEKTPDIKKYVDNNWKDGYFQDLKKVLG